The Xanthocytophaga agilis region ATGATGGCTTTGAGCACTGTACCGGCGACAATACAGGTATCTTTGGGAATAATCAGTTCAGGTCGTTTGTTGGGTTGCTCTCTGACAGTAATCTGCATATCGCGGACAATCTCTCCGATTTTGATGTAACCGGCAGCGGTTTTTCGCCACTCTTCGACCACAAAGGCAATGTTGTATTCAGCATATCCTTTCGAACCGATACCATAGGCACCGGGGGCATCCCAGGTAATGTCTCCATTGAGAGGATTGAGCACAAAGGTAGGAGCGCCTGATCCGGCTTCAGGAATTCCCACAGGTGGAGCTACGGTCTCAGGCGAGCGGTAGTTAGCCACAGTCAAAGTGACACTTTGTCTGGGAATGATCATTTTGTAGGAGAGGCTATCGCCATCGGGATCAAAGGCAGCGGGGTTATGAGTAAATTTTTGTCCCACTTCGGCATTATCTACAGGGGGATTTCGTAGTTGGGGAGTGCTGTTGGAGCCAATGCTAGGCACGATATTGAGTACAGTCTCCACATAAAAAGGTGTATTAACTGAATTACTCATATTCACAATTTCGGCATTTCTGTTCTGCTCCTGGAAGTAAATGACATAGGAGCCTGAACTTGGAAAAGTATAGTTGAAAGTATAGGTAATTTCCTCGATATTTACCCCTACAGTCCGACGAGGGGTATTCGCATCTGCTTGAAGGAATAGAGGATTATTACCTCTTTGTCCATTGGCAAGAATAGGCACAATGCCTATGGTGGCTTCAGGCTGGTCAACACCCTGTGTATCTCTGTAAAGAGTTAGCGTGAAGATATATGTAGGAGTACTTAGATTGCTTGGATCCCGTACTGCTGTAATTTGACCCGCACGTAAGTGGGTTGCCTTAACAGGCTGAATTATACATAGTAATAAAAATACTATAACCAGATAGCGAAAAAGTGGCATGATGTAAAAATTTTGAATATATAACGAATTTACCGTCAGACAAGTTATCCTGTTAAACCTTATTCTATTTACACAAAAAAAGTGAATATTTATGGAATAGTCTACCGATTTTATTGGTTTTTACTTGATTCCAGTCCGGCAACTAGAAAGTTTACCGAATCGAGCGTTTATCTTTTAAACGTATCACTTGCCCATTCTATTTTTTTAATTTCTATCTTGCCAGCAAAAAAAATTTAAACTCTATGGAAAACCTTGATTTTCTGACACGTTATATTAACACTGCTTCACCAACTGGTTTTGAATGGTCAGGACAGCAACTCTGGCTGGATTACATTAAACCCTATGTAGACACTCATATAGTTGATACCTATGGAAGTGTTGTAGGTGTTATTAATCCTGATGCCCCTTATAAAGTAGTAATAGAGGCACATGCAGATGAAATTTCCTGGTTTGTGAACTATATTACTGATGATGGATACATCTATGTACGTCGTAATGGAGGTTCTGATGTAATGATAGCTCCTTCTATGCGAGTAAATATCCATACAGATAAAGGGATTGTGAAAGGTATTTTTGGGTATCCGGCTATTCACGTAAGAGATACAGCAAAGGACGAAGCTCCCAACTTAAAGACTATTTTTATAGACTGTGGAGCAAAGAATAAAGAAGAACTAACAGAAATGGGTGTTCATGTTGGTTGTGTTGTGACCTTTGTGGATGAGTTTATGGTGTTGAACGATCGATTTTATGTGGGTAGAGCATTAGATAATCGTATTGGAGGCTATATGATAGCTCAGGTTGCTAGAATGTTAAAAGAAAATAATATTCAACTAGATTATGGATTATATATTGTCAATGCTGTTCAGGAAGAAATTGGTTTACGAGGAGCAGAAATGATTTCACGTCGTATCAAACCGGATGTGGCCATTGTGACAGATGTAACACACGATACGCAATCTCCTGCTTACAAAAAATTGGAACAAGGAGATGTATCTTGTAATAAAGGCCCTGTCCTTACATTTGGCCCTGCAGTACAGAATAATTTACTACGCATGATACGGAATGTAGCTAAAGAAAAAGAAATTCCTGTCCAATTGGCAGCAGTCTCACGTTCAACAGGTACGGATACAGATTCGTTTGCTTACTCAGCAGAAGGTGTTGCCTCGGCATTGATCTCACTGCCCTTAAAATATATGCACACCACAGTTGAGACAGTACATCGTGATGATGTAGAAAATGTGATCAAGCTGATGTATGAAGTACTTGTACAACTAAAAGCCGGTCATGACTTTCGATACTTTTCTTAAATATCTCTGTTTTAAAACAATGCCTGCTTTTCTTAAAAGACGGGCATTGTTTTAATTATATTTCCATTTAACAAGTTATATCAGGGAAGTGTAGGCAAAAGCACCAATATCTTCTCCGCCTTTCTACGAAAATCTTTTTCTTTCCCAGCATAATCATTGGCGATAAAAGTAAAAGCCATCAATTCACCTGACTTTGTTTTAAAATATCCGGAATAACTGGTCATTCGGTCTAACGTACCAGTTTTAGCCCGTACATTACCAGCGGCCACAGTACCTTCTCCAATACCTTTCATCGTTCCAGAAACTCCTGCAACAGGAAGAGATTTATAAAAAGAATTAAAGTAGGGTTGCTTGGTAGCAAAAATTAATAAGTTTGTTAAAAAATCAGGCAACAATGCATTAGAACGGGACAAGCCACTTCCATCTCTCATAAAGAAACCAGTGATATTCATTCCCTTTTTTGCCCAAAGGTTTTTTACAGCATCAGTACTTTCCCAAGTGGTACTTTTATTTAGTTCCTTTACTCCCATCATTTTTAACATAGCTTCTGCATATAAATTCATACTTCGCAGGTTTGTTTGTTCTACAATGGCAGATAGTGGTGGTGAAAAATGTGTATATATTGGCTTCCGTGTGGGAGTAGCAGGACGGTATTGCTTTTGGTGAATTAATATACGGGTAGATGTAGCTGCACCCTCCAAAGAAACTCCTTTTCGGACTAAGGCATCCCGCAAATTCTGAGCAGTGAATAGAGGAGGGTCTGGCAGGGAACCTCGTATTACAAACGGATTACGACTAATAGGAACAGTGCCTTGAATATTACGATGATATGTGTAAGGTACACCATATATATAAGACTGATCTCCAGAACCCGATGGACCAGTAGTTACTTCATTCACAAAAATGATGTCTTTCATCACAGGGTCTGTGCGCACAATTTGGGTAGACTCCCCTACCTGCTTTCCTGTCTCAAGATAGATTTTATAAAGGTTATCATTGATATTCAAACCAAATGCAGAAGCGCCATAATAGTTTCCAATATCCCCCCAAGTCCATCCATTTGGAATTACATTTTCATTGAAAATTCCATCATCACTAATAATATCTCCCTTAATACGACGAATACCAGCAGCCTGAATTTTTTGCACCCATAGGGCCATTAAAGCATCTAAATCCAATGAATTTGTCACCCGATCACTACCCAATGTGGGATCGCCTCCACCTCGTATATATAAATTCCCATTTAGAACCCCATTCTCCAATGTCCCATCATATTGCAGATCCGTTTTGAAACGAAAGTCTTCTCCTAGAATCTCCAGTGCTGATAATGTGGTAACCAACTTAAGATTAGAGGCTATAATCATTGCCTTTTTAGCATTCTGCTCGATAATAACCTGTCCTGTACGAATAGACTTGATAGAGATAGCCAGATGTCCCTGACGCATTACAGAATCTGAATCCAGATCCATAATAGCAGCCTTCAACGTTTCCAGTGCACTATTAGTTAGTGTTGTTGATGTGTTCTCAGTAGTTTGTGCACAGGAAATGATAGCCAGAAAGAGGCAAAAATATACTCTAGGGAATAATGCTTGCATTGAATTTGAAAATATAGTAAGATAACAAAACCATAGCTAAACTGACAATCTATATTACTTTCTCTTGTCTAGATTGTTCCTATCAATTTCTCTGTGTACCCATTTTTTCACCAAACATGAGAATTTACTATTCAAACGATAATTGTGCCACTTTATGCCCGCTTAGTAAACTAGTGCAGTTCGAAATTTACCAAGTCACGAAATAATCAATTTTTATTTTTAATCCGTTATTTAATTGAGTAAACCATAGAACTTGAAGTAAAAACCTGACTTTCAACAGAAAACTACAATTACCGAATAGACAGACTAGTATATTGTCACAAAAATAAGAATCGAGCAAGACTGAAATTGTACACATCCGGAATTTTTGTAAGTAAAAATCTATTCAGTTATTTTGTATGAGATATGCATCAATTAGCTATTCATGATTGATACAAAAAGTTTTTTCTTATTCTGCCATTTCCTTTCCAAAATTTACAGGCCAATGAGGCAGCATATTATTGTATCTTTTTCTTTGTTTTTTTTGATATGGATACCCTCAAAGGTATGCTTTGGCCAAAATAATTCTGTGTTAGCTACTGGTATCTGGTATAAAATAGGAATAACCCAATCCGGTATTTACAAGTTAACCCGCTCAGATCTTCAAAAAGCAGGTATATCCACTTCTATTGATCCACGTAATCTTCATATATATGGCAATGGAGGTGGAATGCTTCCTCAAGCCAATGTGGTTTCCCGCCCTACAGATTTGACAGAGATTTCTATACAGGTTGAGGGAGAAAATGATGGAAAACTAGATAACACAGACTATATATTATTTTATGGACAAGGTCCTCATGTAATGTATTATGATTCTTTGACTTCCAGATTATCTCATAGAATAAATATTTATAGTGACACAGCGTATTATTTTTTGACAGTAAGCACTATTCCTGGTAAAAGAATTACCACCAGTCCTTTTGTTACAGGAGCAACTCAACAGGTTACTACTTTTGATGATTATATTTTTCATGAAAAAGAACTGTACAATATCCTTGGTTCCGGGCGTACATGGTGGGGAGAAAAATTTGATGCGGCTACAACCCAGAGCTTTACTTTTGATATTCCAGGTATTGTAAGCAGTAAAGCAGCACGTTTAGAAATAGCTGTGATGGCACAATCAACAGCATCTAGCCAGTTTTCCATTAAGAGTTCAGACCAATCTATTGGTACGTTGTCTATGTCTCCCATTACTTCTGGAACGTATGATATAAAAGGCACCACTAACTCTGGAAATTTCACGTTTGCTCCTTCGGGCTCTTCTCTTCCTGTTACACTCACATTCGAACGCAGTACAGGAGTTGGTTACCTGGACAAAATTGGTATCCAGTCTTCTCGCCAGTTGAAACTATATGGAAGTCAAACCGCCTTCCGCACCTTCGAAAGCTTTACAAACGATAAACTCCAGTATCATATTACAGAAGCAGGTAATACAGCTAAAATCTGGGATATCTCAACTATCCAACAACCCTCCAACATAAATTATAGCACTCAGGGGTCAGAATTAGTATTTGAAGCAATTGGGCGAAAATGGAAAGAATTTGTTGTCTTCAACCCGCAAGCTTCTTTATTGATACCTGTATCTATCCAGCAAATTGCCAATCAGAATATTCGGGCATCAACTACACCACAGTTACTCATTATTACTCATCCGGATTTCTATTTAGAAGCACAAAGACTTGCAGCATTCAGAACATCTCATGATGGACTAACTACACTACTAGTGACACCCGCTCAGATTTACAATGAGTTTTCCTCGGGAAAACAAGATATATCGGCAATTCGTGATTTTATTCGTTTTCTATATCAGCAAAACACAAATCTGAAGTATGTACTCTTATTTGGAGATGCATCGTATGATTACAAAAACCGCCTGACAGGAAATACTAACTATGTGCCTGTTTATGAATCTATTCAATCTCTCCATCCTATCTATAGTTATTCCTCTGACGACTTCTTTGGATTTATGGAAGAGAATGAAGGTGACTGGATTGAAAATGGATCAGGAGATCATACACTTGAAG contains the following coding sequences:
- a CDS encoding M42 family metallopeptidase; translated protein: MENLDFLTRYINTASPTGFEWSGQQLWLDYIKPYVDTHIVDTYGSVVGVINPDAPYKVVIEAHADEISWFVNYITDDGYIYVRRNGGSDVMIAPSMRVNIHTDKGIVKGIFGYPAIHVRDTAKDEAPNLKTIFIDCGAKNKEELTEMGVHVGCVVTFVDEFMVLNDRFYVGRALDNRIGGYMIAQVARMLKENNIQLDYGLYIVNAVQEEIGLRGAEMISRRIKPDVAIVTDVTHDTQSPAYKKLEQGDVSCNKGPVLTFGPAVQNNLLRMIRNVAKEKEIPVQLAAVSRSTGTDTDSFAYSAEGVASALISLPLKYMHTTVETVHRDDVENVIKLMYEVLVQLKAGHDFRYFS
- the dacB gene encoding D-alanyl-D-alanine carboxypeptidase/D-alanyl-D-alanine-endopeptidase gives rise to the protein MQALFPRVYFCLFLAIISCAQTTENTSTTLTNSALETLKAAIMDLDSDSVMRQGHLAISIKSIRTGQVIIEQNAKKAMIIASNLKLVTTLSALEILGEDFRFKTDLQYDGTLENGVLNGNLYIRGGGDPTLGSDRVTNSLDLDALMALWVQKIQAAGIRRIKGDIISDDGIFNENVIPNGWTWGDIGNYYGASAFGLNINDNLYKIYLETGKQVGESTQIVRTDPVMKDIIFVNEVTTGPSGSGDQSYIYGVPYTYHRNIQGTVPISRNPFVIRGSLPDPPLFTAQNLRDALVRKGVSLEGAATSTRILIHQKQYRPATPTRKPIYTHFSPPLSAIVEQTNLRSMNLYAEAMLKMMGVKELNKSTTWESTDAVKNLWAKKGMNITGFFMRDGSGLSRSNALLPDFLTNLLIFATKQPYFNSFYKSLPVAGVSGTMKGIGEGTVAAGNVRAKTGTLDRMTSYSGYFKTKSGELMAFTFIANDYAGKEKDFRRKAEKILVLLPTLP